A single region of the Salvelinus sp. IW2-2015 linkage group LG20, ASM291031v2, whole genome shotgun sequence genome encodes:
- the LOC111981484 gene encoding H-2 class II histocompatibility antigen, E-S beta chain isoform X2, whose protein sequence is MYVLNCFSIHLLLLFSFLSEYNSTTERWTGYTALGVISAEKWNEDPDEIPRRRTDMDVLCKPYATRIYNTVEMFMVEPNVTLRLEGPSSDSSLVCSVHFFYPKHIRVTWLRNGEEVTSDVTSTDILANGLWSYQIQSYLKYTPTTGERIICMVEHISQTEPKLYHWDPSLPKSEKNKIVIGVCGLLLGVVFVVAGLIYWKKSTGRLSGLIGECDYGTCD, encoded by the exons ATGTATGTGCTGAATTGCTTCTCCATCCACCTGctgctcctcttctcctttctgtCTGAA TACAACAGCACCACAGAGAGGTGGACAGGATACACGGCTTTGGGAGTGATATCTGCAGAAAAGTGGAATGAGGACCCAGATGAGATCCCCAGGAGGAGAACAGATATGGATGTGTTATGCAAGCCATACGCTACTCGGATCTACAACACAGTAGAGATGTTTATGG TTGAGCCCAACGTCACACTGAGGCTAGAGGGGCCATCCAGTGACTCCAGCCTTGTGTGTAGCGTCCACTTCTTCTACCCCAAACACATCAGAGTGACGTGGCTGAGGAACGGGGAGGAAGTGACCTCAGATGTGACCTCCACTGACATACTGGCCAATGGACTCTGGAGCTACCAGATACAGTCCTATTTGAAGTACACACCCACAACTGGAGAGAGAATCATCTGTATGGTGGAGCACATCAGCCAGACTGAGCCCAAACTTTATCACTGGG ACCCCTCCTTGCCTAAGTCTGAGAAGAATAAGATAGTGATCGGTGTCTGTGGGCTGCTGCTGGGGGTGGTCTTTGTAGTAGCTGGACTGATCTACTGGAAGAAATCTACTG GACGGCTGTCGGGTCTTATTGGTGAATGTGATTATGGGACTTGTGATTGA
- the LOC111981484 gene encoding class II histocompatibility antigen, B-L beta chain isoform X1 has product MYVLNCFSIHLLLLFSFLSEVVHSSDEDFAYNDVWCRFSSRDLHDMEYILEHHFNKIMVAQYNSTTERWTGYTALGVISAEKWNEDPDEIPRRRTDMDVLCKPYATRIYNTVEMFMVEPNVTLRLEGPSSDSSLVCSVHFFYPKHIRVTWLRNGEEVTSDVTSTDILANGLWSYQIQSYLKYTPTTGERIICMVEHISQTEPKLYHWDPSLPKSEKNKIVIGVCGLLLGVVFVVAGLIYWKKSTGRLSGLIGECDYGTCD; this is encoded by the exons ATGTATGTGCTGAATTGCTTCTCCATCCACCTGctgctcctcttctcctttctgtCTGAAGTGG TTCATTCCTCAGATGAAGATTTTGCATACAATGATGTATGGTGTAGGTTTAGCTCCAGAGATTTACATGATATGGAGTATATTTTAGAGCATCATTTTAACAAGATCATGGTGGCTCAGTACAACAGCACCACAGAGAGGTGGACAGGATACACGGCTTTGGGAGTGATATCTGCAGAAAAGTGGAATGAGGACCCAGATGAGATCCCCAGGAGGAGAACAGATATGGATGTGTTATGCAAGCCATACGCTACTCGGATCTACAACACAGTAGAGATGTTTATGG TTGAGCCCAACGTCACACTGAGGCTAGAGGGGCCATCCAGTGACTCCAGCCTTGTGTGTAGCGTCCACTTCTTCTACCCCAAACACATCAGAGTGACGTGGCTGAGGAACGGGGAGGAAGTGACCTCAGATGTGACCTCCACTGACATACTGGCCAATGGACTCTGGAGCTACCAGATACAGTCCTATTTGAAGTACACACCCACAACTGGAGAGAGAATCATCTGTATGGTGGAGCACATCAGCCAGACTGAGCCCAAACTTTATCACTGGG ACCCCTCCTTGCCTAAGTCTGAGAAGAATAAGATAGTGATCGGTGTCTGTGGGCTGCTGCTGGGGGTGGTCTTTGTAGTAGCTGGACTGATCTACTGGAAGAAATCTACTG GACGGCTGTCGGGTCTTATTGGTGAATGTGATTATGGGACTTGTGATTGA